The following proteins are co-located in the Poecile atricapillus isolate bPoeAtr1 chromosome 2, bPoeAtr1.hap1, whole genome shotgun sequence genome:
- the LOC131576740 gene encoding uncharacterized protein LOC131576740 — MRDPRSPQSPGRGVPETQDLGPLSPECGTPGPLGSAALDATSRDPRSHSTPGSGPWDPWSPGSPGALGPPEPGTWEPWSRRTPVPSMWDPQSQAMGHPEPWDPRGRNVGTQHCQPRGPPEPSPGPGPPPRTLPPVPAGELGVLGTPRDPPSSWGTLPWTDCAALPPPPPPPPPPPPPPPPPPAAAAAAARRAPGRRGVHRCVCTGVCVYRCALCVLYRYVCVHRCAQVCVCAQGCVCVVQVCVCVQVYTLCVLLQVCTGVCVHCVCVCVCVTGVHRCVPGSCPQDVTCVSGGPAVLGHTCCPPPRVCVPPLCPNKADRDPRLCVTTRAVCAGKAPSGVTVIKCRDSRGPAGTSCWPRIDRHGDRGGGIAFTEPRRRR, encoded by the exons ATGCGGGACCCCCGCAGCCCTCAGAGCCCAGGACGTGGGGTCCCCGAAACCCAGGACTTGGGACCCCTGAGCCCGGAGTGCGGGACCCCCGGACCCCTGGGCTCGGCAGCCCTGGACGCCACGAGCCGGGACCCCCGGAGTCACAGCACCCCTGGCTCTGGGCCGTGGGACCCCTGGAGCCCTGGAAGTCCTGGAGCCCTGGGACCCCCGGAGCCTGGCAcgtgggagccctggagccGCAggacccctgtccccagcatgTGGGACCCCCAAAGCCAGGCCATGGGACACCCGGAGCCCTGGGACCCCCGAGGCCGGaatgtggggacacagcactgccagccccggggacccccagagccctccccCGGCCCTGGCCCGCCCCCACGGACACTGCCCCCGGTGCCAGCGGGGGAACTTGGGGTCCTTGGGaccccccgggatccccccTCATCCTGGGGCACCCTGCCCTGGACTGACtgtgctgctcttcctcctcctcctcctcctcctcctcctcctcctcctcctcctcctcctcctcctgctgctgctgctgctgctgctcgcCGAGccccggggcggcggggggtgcacaggtgtgtgtgtacaggt gtgtgtgtgtacaggtgtgcactgtgtgtgttgTACAGGTATGTGTGTGttcacaggtgtgcacaggtgtgtgtgtgtgcacaggggtgtgtgtgtgttgtacaggtgtgtgtgtgtgtacaggtgtACACTCTGTGTGTACTGttacaggtgtgcacaggtgtgtgtgtgcactgtgtgtgtgtgtgtgtgtgtgttacaggtgtgcacaggtgtgtccccggctcctgtccccaggatgtcacGTGTGTGTCGGGGGGTCCCGCTGTGCTGGGACACACGTGTTGCCCCCCCCCCCGTGTTTGTGTCCCCCCACT GTGCCCCAATAAAGCCGACAGAGACCCCCGGCTCTGTGTCACCACCCGGGCGGTGTGCGCAGGGAAAGCCCCCTCGGGTGTCACCGTCATTAAATGTCGTGACAGCCGGGGACCGGCTGGGACATCCTGCTGGCCACGGATTGACcgacacggggacaggggaggTGGCATCGCCTTTACTGAGCCCCGCAGGCGGCGCTGA
- the AOC1 gene encoding amiloride-sensitive amine oxidase [copper-containing] has product MGRQSRAGMWLLGLPWALALLATAGSSGPSAEPPDPASIFADLSPEELRAVRTFLMERPELGLSPSRGGPLAKNSLFLVELLPPKKRSALRFLEHGGARPRREARAVVFFGAQAEPNVTELAVGPLPRPSSYRPLPFKGGRAVPFSARPMTRLEYALLHEALVAALAPLEPLLLEATGFGFQNCSERCLTYSDIAPRGLAPGERRTWLVIQRFVEGFFLHPAGLEVLLDHRDPDPRRWAVRRLWYNGRYFGSVRELAESHARGTLPLARLPEPPARHLFSSYEPRGRFSSGTPTEVHGAKVCEPQGRRYRLLGNRLQYGGWSLAFRLRSSAGLQLFDVRFDGERVAYELSVQEAIAFYGGHSPAAMQTKYMDAGWAMGASSYELARGVDCPETAAFLDAHHLLDADGPVRFPNALCVFELPTGVPLRRHFDSDFQGGFHFYAGLEGRALVLRTTSTVYNYDYIWDFLLYPNGVLEAKVHATGYIHATFYTPQGRRYGSRVHSHLLGNIHTHLVHYKVDLDVAGSGNSFETMDIRFENISNPWSAGARVVQPWLHREPRRREREAALPLARPAPRYLLFSNPRRRNRWGHRRTFRLQLSSHAGPVLPRGWREERGVTWARYHLAVTRRHENEPSSSTMYTQNDPWDPPVTFESFIHDNETIEDQDLVAWVTVGFLHVPHAEDIPNTATPGNAVGFFLRPFNFFNEDPSVASRAPVIVRPLDPPSCTRLEIRRWTPASPGPCVHPEPFTYNGTARPV; this is encoded by the exons ATGGGGCGGCAGAGCCGGGCCGG GATGTGGCTGCTGGGGCTCCCCTGGgcgctggccctgctggccaccGCGGGCTCCTCCGGCCCCTCCGCCGAGCCCCCGGACCCCGCGTCCATCTTCGCCGACCTGAGCCCGGAGGAGCTCCGGGCCGTGCGGACCTTCCTGATGGAGCGGccggagctggggctgtccccgaGCCGGGGGGGGCCCCTGGCCAAGAACTCGCTGTTCCTGGTGGAGCTGCTGCCGCCCAAGAAGCGCTCGGCGCTGCGGTTCCTGGAGCACGGCGGGGCCCGGCCGCGGCGGGAGGCTCGGGCCGTCGTGTTCTTCGGGGCTCAGGCGGAGCCCAACGTGACCGAGCTGGCCGTGGGGCCGCTGCCCCGGCCCAGCTCCTACCGCCCGCTGCCCTTCAAGGGCGGCCGGGCCGTGCCGTTCTCGGCGCGGCCGATGACCAGGTTGGAGTACGCGCTGCTGCACGAGGCTCTGGTGGCCGCGCTGGCCCCGCTGGAGCCGCTGCTGCTCGAGGCCACCGGCTTCGGCTTCCAGAACTGCTCCGAGCGCTGCCTCACCTACTCCGACATCGCGCCCCGCGGGCTGGCCCCCGGCGAGCGCCGCACGTGGCTGGTGATCCAGCGCTTCGTGGAGGGTTTCTTCCTGCACCCCGcggggctggaggtgctgctggacCACCGGGACCCCGACCCGCGGCGCTGGGCCGTGCGGCGCCTCTGGTACAACGGGCGCTACTTCGGCAGCGTGCGGGAGCTGGCCGAGAGCCACGCGCGGGGGACGCTGCCCCTGGCCCGCCTGCCCGAGCCCCCCGCCCGCCACCTCTTCTCCAGCTACGAGCCGCGGGGCCGCTTCTCCAGCGGGACCCCCACCGAGGTGCACGGGGCCAAGGTGTGCGAGCCGCAGGGCCGGCGCTACCGCCTGCTCGGGAACCGGCTGCAGTACGGCGGCTGGAGCCTGGCGTTCCGCCTGCGCTCCTCCGCCGGCCTGCAGCTCTTCGACGTGCGCTTCGACGGCGAGCGGGTGGCCTACGAGCTGAGCGTGCAGGAGGCCATCGCCTTCTACGGCGGCCACTCGCCGGCCGCCATGCAGACCAAGTACATGGACGCCGGCTGGGCCATGGGCGCCTCCAGCTATGAGCTGGCCCGCGGCGTGGACTGCCCCGAGACCGCCGCTTTCCTGGACGCCCATCACCTCCTGGACGCCGACGGCCCCGTGCGCTTCCCCAACGCCCTGTGCGTCTTCGAGCTGCCCACGGGCGTTCCCCTGCGCCGCCACTTCGACAGCGACTTCCAGGGCGGCTTCCACTTCTACGCGGGGCTGGAGGGCCGGGCGCTGGTGCTCAGGACCACCTCCACCGTCTACAACTACGATTACATCTGGGACTTCCTGCTCTACCCCAACGGCGTCCTGGAAGCCAAGGTCCACGCCACCGGCTACATCCACGCCACCTTCTACACGCCGCAGGGCCGGCGCTACGGCAGCCGCGTGCACAGCCACCTCCTGGGCAACATCCACACCCACCTGGTGCACTACAAGGTGGACCTGGATGTCGCAG GCTCCGGGAACAGCTTCGAGACGATGGACATTCGCTTCGAGAACATCTCCAACCCCTGGAGCGCGGGGGCGCGCGTGGTGCAGCCGTGGCTGCACCGGGAGCCGCGGCGCCGGGAGCGCGAGGCGGCGCTGCCGCTGGCCCGGCCCGCTCCCCGGTACCTGCTCTTCTCCAACCCGCGCCGGCGGAACCGCTGGGGTCACCGCCGCACCTTCCGCCTGCAGCTCAGCTCGCACGCCGGGCCCGTGCTGCCCCGCGGGTGGCGGGAGGAGCGCGGAGTCACCTGGGCCAG GTACCACCTGGCCGTGACACGGCGCCACGAGAACGAGCCGAGCAGCAGCACCATGTACACCCAGAAcgacccctgggaccccccggTCACCTTCGAGAGCTTCATCCACGACAACGAGACCATCGAGGaccag GACCTGGTGGCCTGGGTGACCGTGGGCTTCCTGCACGTGCCCCACGCCGAGGACATCCCCAACACGGCCACCCCCGGCAACGCCGTCGGCTTCTTCCTGCGCCCCTTCAACTTCTTCAACGAGGACCCGTCGGTGGCGTCCCGAGCCCCGGTGATCGTGCGGCCCCTGGACCCCCCGAGCTGCACCCGCCTGGAGATCCGGCGCTGGAcccccgccagccccgggcCCTGCGTCCACCCCGAGCCCTTCACCTACAACGGCACCGCCCGCCCGGTGTGA